From the genome of Magnetospirillum sp.:
CTGTCCAACGAAAGGGCCGAGGGAGGGGCAACGAGAAACAACAGCCGTTACGTCATCAAGCCCGCTTCTTTGTAGAAGCGCGCAGCCCCTTCATGCAGCGGTACGCCCAAAAGGCCGCTCAAGGCGGTGGCTTTCTGGATCGACTTGCCCTTGGCGTGGCCGGCATCGAGGGCCGCACGCGTCTTGTCGCTCCACAGCGCCTTGGTCACGAGATAGACAAGTGCTGCCGGGATCTTCGACGACGTGACCCAGTGCGCACCCACTGCCACGGTCTTCACGGCACCGACGTCTTTGTACGTCCCCGCCGGGATTTCGTCGGCGGCAAAAAACGGGAAATCCTTGGTGAGCTTCTCGGCGCCCGCACCCACGATCGGCAGAATGTCGATGCCCGAGCCCGTCGAAGCGAGTTCCGAGATCGCAGCCGCCGGATAGCCGCCGGTGAAGAAGAACGCATCGACCGAGCCGTCCTTCATTTTTTCGGCCGCTTGGTTGGGCTTCAGATATTCGGCCGACACGTCGCGCTCGCCGATGCCGTAGGCACCCAGGATGGCCTTCGCGTTCACGAGCGTGCCCGAGCCCGGCTCGTCGAGCGAAACCTTTTTGCCGCGCAGATCGGCGAAGCTCTTCACGTTCGAGGCCTTGCGCACCACGAGATGAACGGACTCAGGATAGAGATTGGCGATCGAGCGCAGCTCTTGGATGCGCGGCTTGCCTTCGAAAATCCCGGTGCCGCTATAGGCCCAGAAGGCGACATCGGCCTGGGTGAAGCCGGACTCAGCCGCACCGCTAACGATCGCGTTCACGTTGGCGACCGACCCGTTGCTCGCCACGGCCGTCGAAATCACCTGCGGCGGTGTCGAGATCGCGTTGGCGATCAGGCCGCCGATCGGATAGTAGGTGCCGGCCGTGCCGCCCGTGCCGATGCGGAAAAAGGCCGGGGCTTGGGCAAAAGCACTCGACCCGGCGAATGCAAACGAACCCGTGAGGGCAAGAGCAGCGCGACGCGTAAGCTGGACGGACATTGGCGATCTCCTTCGAAGTCGTATTGTACGACTGTTTTGTGTCGAAGGATCGTGACCAATCGAGCGCCGCAGCGCAAGCAGAACCTCTCAGCCGACCTTCAGTGCGGCCCGGCCTGCGTAGCGCGCCTCAAAGCCGAGATTTTCCTCGATGCGGATCAGCTGGTTGTATTTGGCAAGCCGGTCCGAGCGCGACAGCGAGCCGGTTTTGATGAGGCCGCAATTGGTCGCAACGGCAAGATCGGCAATCGTCGCGTCCTCGGTCTCGCCGGAGCGGTGCGACATCACGGCCGTGTAGCCGGCACGCTGCGCCATCTCGACCGCTTCGAGCGTTTCGGACAGCGTGCCGATCTGGTTGACCTTGACGAGGATCGAATTGGCGAGACCTTTGCCAATACCCATCGCGAGGCGCTTGGGGTTCGTCACGAACAGATCGTCGCCGACGAGCTGCACCTTGCGGCCGAGCGCATCGGTCAGCGCTTTCCAACCATCGAAATCGTCTTCGGCCATGCCGTCTTCGATCGACACGATCGGATAGCGTTTGCAGAGGTCCGCGTAGAACGCGACCATACCGGCGGCGTCGAGCGTCTTGCCCTCGCCTTCCATCGCGTATTTGCCGTCCTTGAAGAATTCGGTCGAGGCACTGTCCAGCGCCAGCACCACGTCGGACCCGAGCTTGTAGCCTGCCGCTTCGACGGACTTCGCGATGAAACCGAGCGCTTCGTCGGCACTGCGCAGATTGGGCGCAAAGCCGCCCTCGTCGCCGACATTCGTCGCGAGCCCCGCATCGGACAGACGCTTTTTGAGCGCGTGGAAAACTTCCGCGCCGATGCGGATCGCTTCGGCGCACGTCGCACCGCCGACCGGCATGATCATGAATTCCTGGATGTCGATCGGATTGTCGGCATGCGCCCCGCCATTGATGATGTTCATCATCGGAACCGGCAGCACGTGCGCACGCGCACCGCCGACATAGCGGTAGAGCGGCAGATGGGCCGCCTGGGCGGCGGCCTTCGCGACCGCGAGGCTCACGCCTAGAATGGCATTGGCACCCAAGCGCGCTTTGTTGGGCGTGCCGTCGAGTTCGATCATTGTGCGGTCGATCTTGAGCTGCTCTTCGACCTCGAGGCCCGAGAGTGCATCGAACAACTCGCCATTCACGGCCGCGATGGCCTTCGACACACCCTTACCGAGATAGCGCTTCTTGTCGCCGTCGCGCAGTTCGACCGCCTCATGCGCCCCCGTCGATGCGCCCGAAGGAACTGCCGCGCGCCCGAGCGTGCCGTCCGCCAGCGTCACGTCCACTTCGACGGTCGGGTTGCCGCGCGAGTCCAGAATTTCGCGGGCACGGATATTGGCGATGGCGGTCATGGCGAAAAGTCTCTCCGGTTGGTCGTCAAACGCCGAGCTGGTCGGCCAAATCTTCGAGATCGCGCGCGATGTAGGTCCAGTCGCCTTCGGGCCCCAGATCGGCCTTCTGGGCCGGCCCGTATTCGGTCGGGCGATGAATGAAGGCGGTCAGCAGCCCGAGTGCTTGACCTGCGCGCAAATCGGCATTGTGTGCGGCCGTCAGCATCACCTCGCCCGGCTTGCAGCCGAGCATTTCGACCGCTCCCAGATAGGTCTGCGGCATCGGCTTGTAGGCCTTGAACACTTCGGTCGACAGCACCGTGTCCCACGGCAGCGAGGCGCGCTTGGCCATGTCGACCAGCAAGCGCACATTGCCGTTCGACAGCGGCGACAGGATGAATTTGGTCGCGAGGCGGTCGAGGCCTACCACCGTATCGGCCCACGGATCGAGCCGGTGCCAGGCGAAATTGAGATTGTCGGTCTCGGCCTCGCTCAGCGGCAGACCGAACTGCGCGCACAGCGTGACCAGCGTTTCGCGATGCAGCACGTCGAGCGGCACGTAAGGCCGCTTGCCGCTGCGCACCACTTCCATCGACGGCGAATAATTTGCGCGCCACGCGTCGGTGAAGGCGAGCGCATCGAGGGTCACCCCCTTGGCGGCCGCCATGGCCGCAACTTCGCGCGCCACGCAGGTGCGCCAATCGACGCAGGTGCCGAAAACATCGAACAGAATCGCGGTCGGGACGGGTTTTGCCATGGCGTTGCGGCAACGGCGTAGCAGACCGCCCGCGACGGGACAAGCCCGCCGTTGTTGCATTAGGATTGCATCATGACCGAAGCGCAGATTCGCACCGTTTTGCCGCCCGAAAAGAACTTGGCCGCCCTGCGCCGCTTGGCCCAGAGCGCACGCACGCTGGCCGATCCGCCGATCTCGAACTTTACCGTGGGTGCGGCCCTCGTGGGCGCGAAGACCGGGCGGGTCTATCTCGGCGGCAATATCGAGTTTCCGGGGGCGGCCATCGGCCAGTCGATCCATGCCGAGCAGGCGGCGTTTGCCAATGCTTGGCATGCCGGCGAGACCGGCATTGCCGCCCTCGTCGTCACCGCCATGCCGTGCGGCCATTGCCGCCAGTTTCTGTGGGAAACGCTCGCCCCCAAAGCCAAGCGCTTCAGCGTGACGGTGGGGCCGCGCACGCAGCGCATCGACAAGCTGCTCCCCCATGCGTTCGGCCCGGCCGATCTTGGCGGCAAACACGGGGCGATGTCGGCACCGCCCGCACGGCTTGCCGCGTCGGGCGATGCGCTCGTTGCCGCTGCGTGCGACGCCGCGCGCCGCAGCTACGCGCCGCACACGCGCGGCCATGCAGGGCTTGCTTTGCAATTGGCCGACGACAGCGTGTTTGCCGGCCGCTACGCCGAAAACGCCGCCTACAATCCGAGCCTGCCGCCGCTGCAAGCAGCGCTTATTCTGCGCCATCTTGCCGGCAGAAAGCACGTGCCGATCGCGCGTGCCGTGCTCGTCGCGGCCCCCGCCGCGATCGACCATGCGGTGCAGGCCGAAGCGCTGCTGGCGCTTGTTGCGCCCGGCATTGCGCTCGAGGTCGTGCGCGCGGCGCGCAAATGACGGGCGGCCATTTCGTCTACATGCTGATGAATTCGGCGCGCACGATCTACACGGGCTACGCAACCGACGTGGCGCGCAGGCTCGCCCAGCACAACGGCGAAAAGCCCGGCGGGGCCAAATTCACGCGCGGGCGCGGGCCCTGGCGGCTCGTGCATGCGGAAGAACATGCGAGCAAGAGCGCCGCCCAAAAGCGCGAGGCGGCCCTCAAGCGCGATCGC
Proteins encoded in this window:
- a CDS encoding TAXI family TRAP transporter solute-binding subunit, producing the protein MSVQLTRRAALALTGSFAFAGSSAFAQAPAFFRIGTGGTAGTYYPIGGLIANAISTPPQVISTAVASNGSVANVNAIVSGAAESGFTQADVAFWAYSGTGIFEGKPRIQELRSIANLYPESVHLVVRKASNVKSFADLRGKKVSLDEPGSGTLVNAKAILGAYGIGERDVSAEYLKPNQAAEKMKDGSVDAFFFTGGYPAAAISELASTGSGIDILPIVGAGAEKLTKDFPFFAADEIPAGTYKDVGAVKTVAVGAHWVTSSKIPAALVYLVTKALWSDKTRAALDAGHAKGKSIQKATALSGLLGVPLHEGAARFYKEAGLMT
- the eno gene encoding phosphopyruvate hydratase; this encodes MTAIANIRAREILDSRGNPTVEVDVTLADGTLGRAAVPSGASTGAHEAVELRDGDKKRYLGKGVSKAIAAVNGELFDALSGLEVEEQLKIDRTMIELDGTPNKARLGANAILGVSLAVAKAAAQAAHLPLYRYVGGARAHVLPVPMMNIINGGAHADNPIDIQEFMIMPVGGATCAEAIRIGAEVFHALKKRLSDAGLATNVGDEGGFAPNLRSADEALGFIAKSVEAAGYKLGSDVVLALDSASTEFFKDGKYAMEGEGKTLDAAGMVAFYADLCKRYPIVSIEDGMAEDDFDGWKALTDALGRKVQLVGDDLFVTNPKRLAMGIGKGLANSILVKVNQIGTLSETLEAVEMAQRAGYTAVMSHRSGETEDATIADLAVATNCGLIKTGSLSRSDRLAKYNQLIRIEENLGFEARYAGRAALKVG
- a CDS encoding haloacid dehalogenase type II gives rise to the protein MAKPVPTAILFDVFGTCVDWRTCVAREVAAMAAAKGVTLDALAFTDAWRANYSPSMEVVRSGKRPYVPLDVLHRETLVTLCAQFGLPLSEAETDNLNFAWHRLDPWADTVVGLDRLATKFILSPLSNGNVRLLVDMAKRASLPWDTVLSTEVFKAYKPMPQTYLGAVEMLGCKPGEVMLTAAHNADLRAGQALGLLTAFIHRPTEYGPAQKADLGPEGDWTYIARDLEDLADQLGV
- the cdd gene encoding cytidine deaminase, with amino-acid sequence MTEAQIRTVLPPEKNLAALRRLAQSARTLADPPISNFTVGAALVGAKTGRVYLGGNIEFPGAAIGQSIHAEQAAFANAWHAGETGIAALVVTAMPCGHCRQFLWETLAPKAKRFSVTVGPRTQRIDKLLPHAFGPADLGGKHGAMSAPPARLAASGDALVAAACDAARRSYAPHTRGHAGLALQLADDSVFAGRYAENAAYNPSLPPLQAALILRHLAGRKHVPIARAVLVAAPAAIDHAVQAEALLALVAPGIALEVVRAARK
- a CDS encoding GIY-YIG nuclease family protein — translated: MTGGHFVYMLMNSARTIYTGYATDVARRLAQHNGEKPGGAKFTRGRGPWRLVHAEEHASKSAAQKREAALKRDRKFKATLKSAAKPARPPRRATP